The following proteins are co-located in the Silene latifolia isolate original U9 population chromosome 1, ASM4854445v1, whole genome shotgun sequence genome:
- the LOC141648312 gene encoding uncharacterized protein LOC141648312 has product MVRKSTRSTVAKHSRPNKSRNTNTFTPLQLEKEKVIGKPNVEEGQKTKSINEIGGIAPFSTEEILVEDVEDSASENESEPEKENILESFLKRIWGKYAIDKISFLPNGVFWARFQTAEMQQAVLGSGYFLFDNKPLIIRPWQPDIDLEKEEIKSVPAWIRLKGLPLKFWGQSLPKLANLVGKYVKSDAATESKTRLGFAGLMVELKVDQKFPSHITFLDEKQNKIQIHVEYEWKPSTCNKCKQIGHEQINCRKGLHKEVKKIQKVWRPVQEKKIQAPIAVDSTAHDPSTPLEKPVQIRNGTISPVRLPKHGIDVSSTTQGSPTYKEVLSGQSSPKEGSVHNGNEPPNLPP; this is encoded by the exons ATGGTTAGGAAATCAACAAGATCTACTGTTGCTAAACATTCTCGTCCAAACAAAAGTAGGAATACTAATACTTTTACACCATTACAGTTAGAAAAAGAGAAAGTAATTGGCAAGCCGAATGTGGAGGAAGGGCAGAAAACTAAAAGCATTAATGAAATTGGGGGGATTGCTCCTTTCTCCACGGAGGAAATTCTGGTGGAGGACGTTGAAGACTCTGCATCTGAGAATGAATCTGAACCTGAGAAAGAGAAC ATCCTTGAGAGTTTCCTGAAAAGGATATGGGGTAAGTACGCAATTGATAAAATATCATTTCTACCAAATGGAGTTTTCTGGGCACGTTTCCAAACAGCTGAAATGCAGCAGGCAGTTTTAGGTAGTGGATACTTCCTTTTTGACAATAAGCCTTTAATTATAAGGCCCTGGCAGCCTGACATTGATTTAGAAAAAGAGGAAATTAAAAGTGTGCCAGCATGGATTAGGCTTAAAGGCTTACCTTTGAAGTTTTGGGGCCAAAGTCTTCCAAAACTTGCTAATCTGGTTGGCAAATATGTGAAAAGTGATGCTGCCACAGAGAGTAAAACCAGATTAGGGTTTGCCGGACTTATGGTTGAATTGAAAGTTGATCAAAAATTTCCATCACATATTACCTTTCTAGATGAAAAGCAGAATAAAATCCAAATACATGTGGAATACGAGTGGAAACCTAGTACCTGTAACAAATGCAAACAAATAGGGCATGAGCAAATTAACTGCAGGAAAGGATTACACAAAGAGGTtaagaaaattcaaaaggttTGGAGGCCAGTTCAAGAGAAGAAAATTCAGGCTCCAATTGCAGTTGACAGCACAGCACATGATCCCAGTACACCATTGGAAAAGCCTGTTCAGATCAGAAATGGGACTATATCCCCTGTCAGACTCCCTAAACATGGTATTGATGTCAGCTCAACCACACAAGGATCTCCTACTTATAAAGAGGTCTTGAGTGGACAAAGCTCTCCTAAGGAAGGTAGTGTGCATAATGGTAATGAACCTCCTAATTTACCTCCATGA